TTGACACCGAAGTAAGTTGCTGTCTTTCACTGGTACCTGAAATTCATCCTAACATGCAATAGGACTGGCTTTACGAAGACGGTGAGGACACCACCAAGTCCGTGTACGTTGCCAAGATGGATGAGATCCGCTTCATTGCCGGGCCCATTGTCCAGCGTTACAAGGAAAAGGTCGAAGCTGAGCGTCAGGCCGTCCTGAAGGCtcaggaggaagaggccgCCAAGAAGCGTGCTGAGCAGGAGGCCCAGCGCAAGGCCGAGgaggaggccaagaaggCGCAGGAAGCCCAGCAGGAGCCAAAGGCCGACTCTGAGATGCAGGACGCACCCGCCGAGGGTGAGGCCGCTCCCGCCGAGGAACAGAAGCAGTAAATCAAccacaaaaaaaaagtttCGCGCCTATGAGTTGACGttttgatatcatttacGGTACGGTTTTTGAATTCCGTGCGAACTTCATGACAACGGCCATGACAATACAAATTTCtcgtttctttctttcttatCTTATTTTACCCCCCATTTTTGTGATGTTGAAATCTAATGTTGTAGACCGTGAGTTTGCTCTGTTTTTACCTTCTCTCGTTTCGGTTGTTTTATGGACGTTTGGTTCCCTTTCACAGGAAGGAGTCAGGTTATGATGCATGGATATACGGTAATGTGACCACGGAATGAATAGAGGCAGTTGCTGTTGCTACGGTCCGTTGAGATGATTTTGAAGTCTATGGATAGAATGAACAGCGTACAGTAATAGAAGACTGGTTGAGTTGACCATTGTGCATAAGTAGATCGTAGTTATGTTTGTATTACTCAGCTATGCTAACATACCGCCTAAGGCAATAATCTTATCGACGCTGTTATCTCTGGCTGACAAACGCAATCGCCGTCGAAGTCGATCGAATGTCGTCTTTGCCTCAGTCGCATTCCTCATAACTCATCCGCCATCTATTGTATATATAAATCCATTGGGGACGTCCTGATCCCCTCAATCCAAACAATGGATGCATCCACTCCTAATACCATGGAGCTTACAATCCACCACCATGGCACTCCTCACACCTACCACCTCTCCCCCGACGCAACCCTCCAAGACCTCTCAGCAACACTATCCTCAACCCTTCACATCCCAACGGAAAACCAGAAACTCCTCATCGCCCCGAAACCAGGCATGCAGAAACATCCCTTCCCACCAACCAAACTCGACTCTATCCTCCAGCTCGACTCCCCCAAGTTCAAAATCACCCTCCTCGGCACTCCAACAAAGGAAATCGAGAATCTAAACGCCGAAGGCGAGAATACAAAACGAAAACTCGAGGCGCGCGCAGCCGCAAGACTTTCTTCAGCCGCAAAACCAACACCTACGCGCCGGACGGGTGGGATACATACACTCGGCGATTCGAAGGAGTCGTATACATTCCATCGCCTGTTACCGCTGTCTTACCTGCCGAATCCGGACCGCTCGTTACAGTTTCTCGCGCGACTTCGTGATGATCCTGGTATTCGCGCGGCGATGGCAAAGCACCGCTTCTCCGTGCCGTTGTTAACAGAGATGAACCCCGCCGAGCATACAACCTCGGAGTCGCGGACGTTAGGCCTTAACCGCAATAAAGGTGAGGTTATTGAACTGCGGCTTCGGACGGATGCGTACGATGGCTATCGTGATTACCGGACGATAAGGAAAACACTGTGCCATGAACTTGCGCATTGTGTGTTCAGTGAGCATGATCGGGATTTCTGGAATTTGACGGGGCAGATTGAGAAGGAGGTTGAGAGGGGAGATTGGAAGCATGGAGGGCGGAGTGTTAGTGGGGAGGAGTTTTATAATCCCGGGGACTGGGAGGGGGTTCAGGAGAGTGGGTTGGTTGTTGATGAGAAGGGGTGGACTGGGGGGAGTTTTGTGCTGGGCGGATTGAGGGAGGATGCTGTTGGTAGTGCTAACagtgctgctggtggtgcgAGGTCAGTTGGAGTtgaggggaggagggaggtgTTGGCGAGAGCTGCGGAGGAGAGAATGCGACGAGAGAAAGAGCaggggaagaaagagaattgACATATGATACCCATGTTTATAAACAAGTTGCATGCTTGACATGTACACGATAATGTACCTAAGTCTGCTCATTCACAAACAACCCAGCCATACCCTGTCCAGTTCCAATACACATACTAGTAACCAAAACCTTCTTCTGCGTCCTCTTCGCCTCGTTCAACACAGTACAGATCTGTCTCGCTCCCGTAGCTCCCAACGGGTGACCGAGCGCAATCGCACCACCGCACGGGTTTACCTTAGCATGGTCCAGACCAAGGTTGTTCAAGCAGTACACCGCCATCGAGGCGAATGCCTCGTTGATCTCGAAGATGTCGATGTCGTCCTTAGTCAAGTTGAACTTGCCCAGGAGCTTGGGGATCGCGGCTGTAGGTCCGATACCCATGACACGAGGAGGGACACCGGCGACAGTGGCGCCGCAGAATTTGGCGAGGATGGGCTGGTTCAGCTCAATGGCCTTGGAGCGGCGCATGAGGAGAATTGCGGCGGCTGTATCATCGTCAGTGTCTATTCTAATTGAGGTCTAGTTGGGGCAGAGCTTACCGCCATCAGTGACTTGACTGGCGTTACCACCAGTAGTCCTGTTACCGAACTGAGGGAATGCAGGACGAATCTTGCCCAATGCCTCGGGCGTAGTACCATAGCGAATACCCTCATCTCTCGTCAAAGtaacctccttctcctcgccCGTCTTAGGATCCTTGACCTTGGTCGTAATCGGCACAATCTCATCATCAAACCAACCCGCCTTCTGCGCGGCCTCAGCACGCCGAAAAGACTCCGCTGCATACCGATCCTGCGTCTCCCGCTCGATATTAAAATCGGCACCCACATTCTCCGACGTTTGTCCCATCGGCTGCATACAATCCGCCGCCTCCTGATTCTTCAGCACCTCCTCATGGAACGGCTTCGGAATCCGATCCCCATTCCCACTCATCAACTCCGCCCCGACGGCCAAACCCACATCAATTGCGCCCAGCTGGATCTGATTCGCAATATCCTGCACCGCCTTAAGACCAGACGAGCAGAACCGGTTCACAGAGCTGCCACCGGCCGTGTGCGGGATGCCCGCCGCGAGCGCGGCCGCGCGGATGATGTAGGCTGCTTTGCCGTCGCCAACGTTGCCGAGGCAGACGTCTTCGATTAGGGATGGGTCGATGTTGGAGCGTTGCAGGGTTTGTTTGAGGAGGGCGTGGATCATGTAGTCGAGTTCTGTGTCTTTGAAGCCGCCTTTCATGGCTTTGGTGAGGGGGGTGCGGAGGGCGAGGGTGATGACTACATCGTCGGGGTTTTTGGAGGTGCTAGTGCTCTTAGTGGCTGTATTGAGGGTATGCGATAGATAAGTGGACTTACATCGCAGACACTCCGGTGTTGCCGGAGGGCTTCAGGTGGTTCAAGATCGAGCTCAGGCGGTCCGTCATCTGTGGTGGTGAGTTGGAGTTGGCCATGATGTTGCCACTGGAGACTTACTGTGTTGGTGATATGTATATGAAtagataataataataacagaACAGGATATTAATGAGAGAAACTGTTACAACCAGAAGAAGTGTAGAGGAATGAAGAAGTTGAAGTTGTTCAGTTCTCCAATTTATCGAGCGATCAGCCGAAACGAGCCGAGGTCCATTTCTGGAATGTCCGCATTTATTCGGAGACTCAACTAAATATGATATTAAAGATTTCCTGCTGATTTGGCTAGTTTTATATAGGAAGATTGTTTATGATTGAAAATAGAATTGTACAGCTGGATTTTGAGCTGTATAGTAGTAGTTGCTGGCAACAACATAAACATGCATACACTAGCCATCAGCATTCTTTCTCCAATCTACTACACAATCTACACCTATGACCTGTACTCCTGTGCCTAACAAATATCGTAACAATATGGCTGTCATCGAAATCGAAGTAATCCACGACTTTGTCTGCGCTGTAAGTACACCGTACACTTTACCCTCAGTAATGCGTATAATTAACCATTGCGGTGGTGCTACATTGCCAAATGCACCCTCGACCGCGCCATCTCCCTCTACCAGAAAACCGTCCCCGGCGGACGCTCCGATATCTTCTCCATAAAATATCGCCCCTACTACCTCAGCTACAACCCACATGCTCACAGCGTCGATAAGAGCGAGCTTATCGATGTCCGACTACGTGACATGGCCCTGGAACAGCGCACAGCGCTCTTCAACAGGATGGATCAGATCGGGCGGTCTGTGGGTATTGTTCTTAAGGCGGGAGGGAAGATTGGGAGTACAAGAGATGCGCATCGGGTTGTTTATTATTGTCAGATGAATGAGAATGAGAAGGATGCTGATACCGCCACTACGAATGCTCTCGTGGAGAAGATCTTTGAGACGTATCATGAGCGGGAGATGGATATTTCGGATTCAGATGTGCTGAGATATTTAGCTGTTGATGCTGGTGTGAGTAGGGAAGAGATGGTTGGATGGTTGGATGCTAGTCCGGCGGTTGCTGATGAGGAAGCCCGGAAGAATAAAGAGGAGGTGAGTCGGGAGTTCCGGTTTGTATTGTCCAGGGCGAGCATCGTATTGATGGTTCGGGAGATATATCCGAGTTCTTTGAGATATTCAGCAAGGCGAGGGAGTGGGATGCAGGCCAGTGATAATGTAAAGGATCACAGCACGGCTCCATTCTATACTGTCTACCGTCGGCATATTCAGTAGTAAACCAATGCCAGACAGAAAGCAATTGCCGATATGCTGTCGATCAACTCGTATTCAATGGGTACCCCTGTAATCTGACAGCGAAGAGTTTTACATTCCTTCCATTCCTTCCTATGCGAGACGACAAGCCGCAGGCAATGCACCACAGCCGCCCAGCTTGCTTCAAATGTCGCCCTTTCTTGTGATTTTCAACTCTCTATCTGGGCCAGACATTTCAAAATGCATGCCATTTCGTTGTTGTcgattcttcttctcggtGCGGTTTTAGCACTAGGAAGTAGTACAAAGATCGAATACTCGATCAAGGGCGCCAATACCTCTTATCCGGTCAGTCTCAATGGCATCAACCTGCTGTCAGCGTCGATGCAAGATGTCTCATCTGCGTTGTCAAACGGGACTGTAACGACGTTGGAACTGGTAGACGCATATGTTGCACGACAGAAGGCGTTGGATCATCGCGGTGCGCTTGCGCTAGCAGCATAGAAAACGAATGAGACAAAATTGGCTCACAAATATCTCAGGACTAACCTTGCGATCTGTCATTGAAATCGCCCCTACAGCTCGCGAAATCGCCCGGCAATTAGACGAGGAGCGTGCTAATGGAAACCTGAGAAGTCAGCTGCATGGTGTTCCCATCGTTGTTAAAGACAGTAAGTAACCACCTCCTGATCCTTATTCAAAGCTCATGTTAGAAGACTACAACACAGAACCCAAATTGGGTATGAACACCACCGCCGGGTCGTACTCCCTCCTCAACCAAACAGTCACCGGAGATGcattcgtcgtctcaaaACTCCGAGAAGCcggcctcctcatcctcggaaAAGCAAACCTCGACGAATTCGCCGGCATGATGGGCAAGGACAACTCTTCCGGATTCAGCGCCCGCGGCGGCCAAGCATCAGCCGCCTATGTCGTAGGAGGCTTTGCAGCCGGAGGCGACCCGTCTGGTAGCTCGGGGGGTTCTGCGATAGCCGTTTCGGCGGGCTTCGCTGCTGCATCGCTGGGGACTGATACGGATGATAGTATTGTGAAGCCTGCGTGTCGGGCAGCGTTGTTTGGGCTGAGGCCGTCGACGGGGCTGACCAGTAGGTCGGGTGTTGTACCGCTTTCGCTTTCGCAGGATAGCACGGGTCCTCTTGCGAAATCTACTTGGGATGTTGCGGCTTTGCTTAGTATCATGGCTGTTCATGATGAGAATGATTCATATTCGCGGGCTGCTGAGCCGTTTCGCAAGAAGGACTATACTGCATGTCTGAAGAAAGATGGCTTCAAGGGTCTTCGAATCGGAGTACCCAGATACCCTTTCTTCAACGCTAGCATTACCGGAGCACGGTCTGAGGCCAACCAGGCCGTCGACAAAGCGCTGACAGAAATGCAAAAACTAGGAGCCACCGTTATCGACCCGGTGACGTTCCCAAATGCAGAGGAGTTCACCTATGCGTATCCTGGATTACCGGAACGTTCCAATAATGAGACAATCTTACTTCGTGAGACGCCCTTCCCTATTATCACAGATGAATTCTAAACCTAGAAACTCAGAATATGACCTCAAAGAAGACCTAGCCACCTACCTCCAAACCCAGTTAATCAACTCCACCATCAAATCTCTTCAAGACATCATCAACTACAACGAAGCCCACAGCGACCTCGAATTCCCCCCAGGCCAATGCTGCCAAGCGACCTTCCTCAACTCCAACAATCTCCTTCCCCGCGCCTCGTCAGCCGAATACTGGATCGCACAGTATCACCAACAGCGGCTCGACGTGGAAGGTATGCAGGCCACCATGCGGCAACATAATTTGGATCTTTTCGTCGTGCCAACTGAAGGCTATTCGGCGAGGATGGGGGCTATTGGGAGAAGACCGGTGGGGACGGTGCCGTTGGGGTATGACAGGATTAATCTGCCGTTCGGGTTGGCGTTTGTGGGGAAGAGTTATGATGAAGGGACTGTGCTTAAGGCGATGTATGCTTTTGAGAAGGCGTTTCCTAAGAGGCAGGTTCCGCCGACTTTGGATTAACCTGGTTAGGACTGGAATGGTAGTCATGTGGCTCGAAGAGCTAATAGTCCCGTATATTCGTGCTAGAGGGTGATAAAAGTGAGCTAAAAGAAAATCTGCTGTCAAGCGTTCTTAAAATGACCAACGCCTAACCCACAAGTCCGTCTCATGCGAGTACATATTATATATAACCACCATTAGCGCCGTTTCCCAATACCCATTATAagcaaatccaaatccataaGCCAGCTACTCATGCCAGATATTGTTATAGTTGACTTCGTCATTACTGATCACGCTACCAACCTCCGACCAGCCAGCCGGAGTGACAGCTCCAGACCGTAACTGTCCAAGATCACTCAATGTACTATCGGACGACTCATCTGCCGCATACTTGTATACATGACTAAAGTCACTAGAGGTCGACGGCGTAGATGGACGTTCGGGGTGTCCTTGGCTCACCGACTCGAAGTCAGAAAACTCAGAAAACGGAGACTGGAGGTTTTGATGCGTATCGTTAAGCGGTGGTTGCGCTGAAGGTGCATAGTACTGCGTGGACGAAGTACCCTCTGTATGGCCGACTGACGAGCGGCGAGATTCCGGTCGCGAGTGCATGAGTCCGAAATCAGGCTCTGGTTCTTCGGATGTAGGAGTCAACTGCACAGGAGTGGCGGAACGAGATTGCGGAGCTGGCGTGTCAGGCAGCGGCTTATTCTCGTCTGAGGCTGCGCCTTGTTTGCCACGCTGAACCAGTTGCGATGATCCGAGGTCTATAGCTGTCGAGTTGGCAAGAATATCAGTGGCAAGCTCAGGGTCATTTTCCAAATCATCCAACAGACGACCGTCCTTGTCGACTATTGCATCGAAACTGGATGGGGGCGAGCCGCTGCTCTTCCTTCTACTCCGCTCCATAAGCAGTGCGCTCCGTCGCTCCAACTCCTCCCGGATAGCTCGTCTTCGCTCCTCGGCCACCTCTCCGGGCTCTTCAGTCATCGACATTTCCTCCCGGAATGATAAGGACTCTCGAGGTTGGACCTCATCGCCTAGATTGTGTAGTGTCTGCGCGAGTTTACGTCGCTGATTGTAAATCCATTGCCGGAACTGGGGGGATTCATAGACTGCGATGCCAGCAGCGACAAGCGCTGAGACAGTAATGATAAATCCTATACATATTAGCCTTAGAAGAACAATGAGATTGTGTGATGCTTGTAGATGTAGTTGAAAGACAGTCTCCATAGATAAGCACACCGCCCGGTTGAACCTGGAGATCCATCAAGAGCATACTGTATAAAACAGTAGAAAGAATAGAAGAGACGTACCCTTTGCAACCGGCGACATGGTTCTTGGATCTTCCCAAGAGGATCATAAAGCAAAAGTTGGTGGGTTGGATTGGAAGTGACTGCATGTGGTTATTAAAGCATGCGTCATCCGTATTATCACACGTGACTTTTGGCTCTCTTACGAGCCGACCCTACTTATCAACCGTCCTTCCTAAGTTTCCTTCTCTCGCAAGCAGACATGAACAGCCAAAACCAAAACCTCCCAGTGATTGGGAAGAGCCGCGTGAAGCACCCGTCCAGCCGAGCTAGCCCATCCAACGCCTCTAGAGAGGGTTGCCTCGCCGCCACAAGCCAGTACTCCAAGACCTGTCAAGAAGTAGGATGCTTCCTCCGACGATGAATTGGCtatcgaaaaagaaaaggcgTACTTTAAATGGTGTGATGAGCATCCAGACGAGCTTGAGAAGAGATGCCTGGAACACTACCCTAAGCTTGAGATAGTCAATTATCATGGGCATCGCCTCCCATTCTTTGTTGCACCTGCTGAATGATTCTCCTTATACTATACAAGGTGGTACAAAGACGACAATGGGCATATCAGATGAGCTGTGGGATGCCTATTAAATAGACGTTGAAGCTGAGTAGCTTGAGGCTAATGCTAGATCCGACTGGCGTGAGAAAGTTCGCGAGATCGAACGTCAATATTTTGGCTATTGATGCTGGCATCAAGGCTCTATTTCGctctattttcttttccttcttttctgttGCTTTGCAAGTCTTGTTCTCGTTCAAAGCGATGGGGCCCGAAATTTTGTTGGGTATGGTGTCCTTGCCCTCGCCTCTGTTGTCCACGTTGCTCATCTCGTAGTCGTCCGTTTCCTCCATGAGACTGGTGTCCTTGCCCTCACCCCCGTTTATGTTGCTTGGGGTGTTGGTATTAGTATGCTCGGGTTGTGGTTGCTCTGGACTGCTCTTACCGCATCGCACTTGAATGATGCTCAAGTTTTCAAGAAAATTATTTTTTATTTATTCTtttgaagagaaggagacaGAGAATGGACGAAAGAATGAGGATTAATTCTCTACTGCTCAGAGCGCAGGGAAGCCTGTATGTTGACACAAGGATTGATCGTGAGAGTAACTAAGAACATATGGTTCCTGACTTGCAAAGCaacagaagaggaagccaCCGCGCCGCGTGGAATGACACTGAGATGATGGTTGATTCCAGCGCAAGAGACATTATCATAGTGAAGACAGGGGAGGAGACCACGAAGCGGCAGGTAACTTGGAGCATGGGAGAGGTACTTAATTCGGTAAGTCTAACACCCCAGTTCATGGTCAACTACTAACCATACCAGCAGCTCAATGGCGGCAAATTACAAGACTTTGACTTGCTAGCTGGCCAAGCGGAAGCTATGCGTCGATGCCTGCTTTACCCTCTTGAAAATGCAGCTTAGCTTGTACACCATATACAGGACAACTGCGAACGACGAACCGCGGTTCGATGGCCATTTCAGGTGGAAGTTTGCACGCGAGAAGACGACTGTCACTGTTAGTGTATTGTCAAACGACGGCCATACCACAGCCATTGAAGCTGTGTTTGCACACAGCAATGAGGATTTGACGTTGAAGGACGTTTTTGCTGCTTTTAACCGGAAGGAGACCCGCAAGGCACAATCTTCGAAGATCCAAAAGCATTGCAACGCCTTATTCTTTACCGCACGTaatttcctcttctcgtCGTCACACCTTACCTCACGCCGCAGATTCCTCTCCTGTTCTGTCCCACTGCCCGGCTCACCTCATCGACTACGCAAGCAAGAGTGAGGAAAGTATCGGCGTCATCCTTCGGCATCCCCGCTGACCGCACGTGATACTGATCTACCCTTATCCCCGGCCCTAACTCGCATCCGCTTTGGGAATCCCGTGTTTTCCCCGCTGCGACAACATCAAGACTTTAACTCTTGCTTTACATACAAGTCACTACAGAACTCCTCCTTATTACGGTTGAATATGTCTCGTCCGGCTTCAACGGTACAGCGTCCTCTGACGCTGACGGAGGAATTGGAAAAACTCGAGCAATCCATCACCCTGACGCTGCAAGGTAAACAAAGCCAATGCCCAACTGTAAACAAGCTGGCTAGAGACTGACACGCGCAGAAATCGACCATAATTTCAGCCAAGCCCATCGGATAGTTACTACAAGCATTCTGCCTCTGGTCGAGCAGTATGCAGAGAATTCGCGCGACGTCTGGGAGGGAGCCAAGGTGGGTGGTGACAGTCGACCCGAGTTAAAAGAGCACAGGAGAGCTAACAGCAACAGTTCTGGAAACAGTTCTTCGAAGCAAGCGCAAACGTCTCCCTCTCTGGCTACGAAGAAAAGCCCAACGAAGAAGAAACCGCCGTGCACGATGAACACACCGCGACGGAAGAAGCAGATTCAACTGCCTTGTCCGAAAACCCCTCGGCCTCCTACGAGAACCAGTCGTCTCTCGACAACGAAGATAATGATGACGCCGATCTCACCCAAAACAAACCAGACGACCTCGATCTGACCTCCCTAACTCTCACCGGCCACAGTACACCCCGGGCGCCGACAGAGAAGCACGATGCAGACCCAGACCTTACCTCCACCTCCTCGATCGCATACTCCTCCACCTCACCCTACGAAACCCTGAAACAACAAATCAACGAGTCCAAATCCCCCTTCGACCTCGAAGAGTCGAACCTCCCATCTACCCCGCCCGGCAAATCATCGTTCAGACAATACCACGGAACCCCCATGTCCCCTGGATCATCGCCATTCGTACCCCCCGTTTCGCACGAGGCAGAAACACCAACAACCAACAGAAAGGGCGGATACCACTACTCTAAACCCTCTGACCCAGTTATGCACCGCATGCCCGATAAAACCTACCGCGTGCAAGCCACACCACTCGGCAAGGGAGCAGGAGTTGGCCGGTCCAAGTTCACCGTCACGCCCAAGAACAAACCATCCGGTAGTAAATACGGCTTCGAAGACTCTCCCCTCTCCAGCCCCGAGCCGGAAGCCCCGCAATTGAATCAAGAGATCTTTTCCTCGCCCATCAAATCAGCATTCACGCCCGGTACGGACCGAAAACGCAGTCGTCCCAGTCTCAGCGGCCACCTGCGCGTTACGCCTCAGCCCGGTACCAGTGTCCTTACTCCTGCTAAAGGCGGTGCTAGTGGCAAACGACCTGGGTTCTGGGATAGCGACGATGAGATGCCTGAGGACTTTGAGGATGACGGATTCAGTCCCCCGAAGACGATGCAGTTCCATATTCCGCAGAGTCGCTTGATGAAGACGCCTGCGAAGGAAGCATCGAAGCGGATCGTGGAGGACCTGCTTGTTACTGCTGGAGCGGATGATCTCACGGATTCGGTGGCCGAGCAGAGTCCGAGTCTTATCCGACGAGCGGAGGGTTTGGAAGATGAGTCTTTTTAATATTAGCCAATTCTATCTTCAATGTATATCGTGACAATATGCTTATTAAATGTCCCATACTACACTGCCAACTTCCATGAACCACATCACGAAAATCCGTCCAGTACTCTATACACGGATATCAAGCACACAGAGCACACGTACAGAAAAGATCAATCAGTAACTAGCTTCGAACCTGCGGAAATCCTGTTGTACTCAAACAGTGATAATTAGGTACTCGTGCATACGTATGAAGGACGGAAGACAAGACGGGGCTGGGGTATCGGTATCGAACGTGAAGCGTCGaggaaggaaggaaagaagagaggcAGGGAGGGAGAAGGTGTGAGGTGGGCGGGATGAGCAGGAGAAAGGACGAGAATATCACACCGACACGGTATATGTACATCCTACCAACTGGTGGGAATAGAAAAACAAGAAACAGGGTATTTTGTAGAGTAAATCAATCAACTTGCAAAGGAAAGGGAGGGAAAAGCGAAAAGTCCAATCCGCAGACGCCCAAACCAGACAAACCAGCTCCAGGCTAAAAAGACGTTTGAATAACACAAAAGATCGAAAGAGATAATAAAGAAAGCCCAGGTGGGTAATTCTACACCACGTTGTTTTCTGTGAATGCAACTCAAGGCAAGCCTTGCATACCGTTGAAAACTTCCTGGCAAGTTTCGACCAGGAATCTCAAAACCtcattcttcttctgcacATCAGTCATTTCACGGGCCAGACTTTCCGGTCTCATGATGGTCGGTGCAAAGACGACGGCGACGTTCTGACTAGTCATCAGGTTCTCACTCTCGCGCTCGACCACCCGCGCTAGATGGAACAAGAGGAATTCGAGTACATCGCGATGGACGCGCGGCAATGCTTGGAGACACTTGCGCATATGTTCAACACGAGCTGCGTGCGGCGTGATTTCGCCAGAATCGATGACCATTTCGTAGACTTCGTAAGTGATAAGAGGGGTTGGCAGTTTCCGGAAATACTGCTTCAGTGCCGAGGTCACGGCATGGATATCGAGATCTGGGTCGGAGATATCATAATCTTGAGGTGACTTCTCAAATCCTTCCTTGATGGTTTGAATCGCGGAGCTTGCACCGGATTTGCGGTAGATTCCTTCCATGTCCATGCCTAGAAAATACCAGTTAACCATGAGTCCAACCAAAAGAATCGCAAAGAACTCACCTCGCAGTTCAACTTCCTGGATACACCGAGTTACAATAGCAGGAATGATGCTCTTCTCATGCTCCATGCGCTGTTCTAAATCGGTACCAAAAAGGGCTGACAAGAGACTGTTAATATGACTATTCTTATAAAGTGGGCGGCCATGAGCATACCTGGTGTGCCAGCAACATCAGACAATGCCGGAGCACTATCAGCCTGAGCCAACTTTGTGCCACCCTGTTTGTTCCTTGGG
This Aspergillus chevalieri M1 DNA, chromosome 3, nearly complete sequence DNA region includes the following protein-coding sequences:
- the ASK1 gene encoding DASH complex subunit ASK1 (COG:S;~EggNog:ENOG410PJ1T;~InterPro:IPR013964;~PFAM:PF08655;~go_component: GO:0042729 - DASH complex [Evidence IEA];~go_component: GO:0072686 - mitotic spindle [Evidence IEA];~go_process: GO:0008608 - attachment of spindle microtubules to kinetochore [Evidence IEA]) — encoded protein: MSRPASTVQRPLTLTEELEKLEQSITLTLQEIDHNFSQAHRIVTTSILPLVEQYAENSRDVWEGAKFWKQFFEASANVSLSGYEEKPNEEETAVHDEHTATEEADSTALSENPSASYENQSSLDNEDNDDADLTQNKPDDLDLTSLTLTGHSTPRAPTEKHDADPDLTSTSSIAYSSTSPYETLKQQINESKSPFDLEESNLPSTPPGKSSFRQYHGTPMSPGSSPFVPPVSHEAETPTTNRKGGYHYSKPSDPVMHRMPDKTYRVQATPLGKGAGVGRSKFTVTPKNKPSGSKYGFEDSPLSSPEPEAPQLNQEIFSSPIKSAFTPGTDRKRSRPSLSGHLRVTPQPGTSVLTPAKGGASGKRPGFWDSDDEMPEDFEDDGFSPPKTMQFHIPQSRLMKTPAKEASKRIVEDLLVTAGADDLTDSVAEQSPSLIRRAEGLEDESF